The Mycoplasmopsis equigenitalium genome contains a region encoding:
- the rpmE gene encoding 50S ribosomal protein L31 — protein MKKDIHPKHATITAACTTCNTKFEFGSSKAKISVDVCSGCHPVYTGDRTKAKATGRIERFNRLLQAKNNKKK, from the coding sequence ATGAAAAAAGATATTCACCCAAAACACGCTACCATTACTGCGGCATGTACAACATGTAACACAAAATTTGAATTTGGAAGTTCAAAAGCAAAAATTTCAGTCGATGTTTGTTCAGGATGTCACCCTGTTTATACCGGTGATAGAACAAAAGCAAAAGCAACTGGTAGAATCGAAAGATTTAACCGCTTGCTTCAAGCTAAAAATAACAAGAAAAAATAA
- the rpsD gene encoding 30S ribosomal protein S4 has product MSRYTGPVFKKSRRYGYSILESGKEFAKGKKRNYAPGQHGQRRVKLSDYGLHLYEKQKLKFAFGMTEKQFRKTFERSSKLQGISGTNFLQMLESRLDSLVFRSGMAQTRRQARQFVTHGHFLLDGKKADIPSMHVNLKQVITLKEKSRNNVQITQAMESTNVAPWLTVKNFQVTFDRLPERSEMHKDINEALIVEYYNK; this is encoded by the coding sequence ATGTCAAGATATACAGGACCCGTGTTCAAAAAATCAAGACGTTATGGTTACTCGATTCTTGAAAGTGGTAAAGAATTTGCCAAAGGTAAGAAAAGAAACTACGCACCAGGACAACACGGACAAAGAAGAGTGAAACTATCAGACTATGGTTTGCACTTATACGAAAAACAAAAATTAAAATTTGCTTTTGGGATGACAGAAAAGCAATTTAGAAAAACATTTGAACGTTCAAGTAAATTACAAGGGATTAGTGGTACCAACTTCTTACAAATGTTAGAAAGCCGTCTCGATTCACTTGTATTTAGATCAGGAATGGCACAAACTAGACGTCAAGCTCGTCAATTTGTTACCCACGGTCACTTTTTACTAGATGGTAAAAAGGCTGATATTCCTTCAATGCATGTTAACTTAAAGCAAGTAATTACATTAAAAGAAAAATCAAGAAATAATGTTCAAATTACCCAAGCAATGGAAAGCACAAATGTAGCGCCATGACTAACAGTTAAAAACTTCCAAGTTACCTTTGATCGTTTACCAGAACGTAGCGAAATGCACAAAGATATTAACGAAGCATTAATTGTTGAGTACTACAACAAATAG